The window CAGAAGCGGGTCGGCAAAAACTAATTTTTTCTTGCACAAACCTTTAATAAATGAGTCAATATTTTCAATCCGTTTTTTCAAATTTTCCAATTCAATTATCAATGAACCGCTGTCTTTTCAGCCTTGCATACAACTTGTTTATAGGTGTGTAAAAGGTGCTTTAAGGGTAGTAAGTGTCTGGGGCTAACCAAACCTTTATTGGGGTTTATATTTATTCTTTATAGATCAAAGTCGTCGGTGGGATTTTTTATGTTTTTTAGGCCAATCATACTTACATGGGTATATATTTCTGTTGTTTTGCTGTTTTTGTGGCCAAGCAACTCTTGAATGTATCTCAAACTTACTCCAGACTC is drawn from Candidatus Margulisiibacteriota bacterium and contains these coding sequences:
- a CDS encoding tyrosine-type recombinase/integrase, whose amino-acid sequence is GSQYSETSLEKIFYKYLGRVYKKHNFTLHCLRHSYATHLLESGVSLRYIQELLGHKNSKTTEIYTHVSMIGLKNIKNPTDDFDL